The sequence TATTATACAGAACAAATAAATGACCCTAAAATCATATAGGAGACTTCATGCACATCACCAAGCTGGACACCCGAACTTGCGTCgaaccacaaaccaaaacaagCACAAGCTACTTAAAGTAATAGCAGAAACAATATAATGCTATTAACTCCCCAGTCAGATTCACAAGAATAGACTCCAGAAACGTCAAAAGGAAAGTCAACCCTAGCCTGTTCTCGCCTCTCGCTCTAAGTCACCTAGAATTGATAACAGGACCAAACATAGGTATGACCACTTTTACCAGTAATAGTAAGAGATACCACCAAAAAGAACCCCTCAACTAAATGAAAAAAGCTGGAATTCCAACAATGACGGATGGGAAAAATTAACAAGACTAATCAAtagacacaaaaatataaattcattaaaaaaagaagtttctTTTAAAGACACAGAAATAATATTTTAGATTTGAAGAATTGTTAAAACGTCCTATCTCACAAACCATGTGGAATGCAAAtgtaaagaaatcataaaaaaaagaaataatcttataataaatggaaaaaaagacccCAACAGTGAAAATTTagagaatataaaaaactatttagCGAGCAGAAAATAatttcagaagaaaaaagagagtcccTGGGACAAATTCTGGCCGCCTCATAGATTTCAAAACACCCaacgaaaaaaatttggaaatttcattaaaaagcTAAAGAAAGACTGCACAAAATAACTATCTCTCATTGACGATGCCCCACCAgtcacagaataaaaaagaaattagaatatttacaaaagaatatcaaaaaatcacaaacaaaaaagaaaaataatgtcacACAGATAATGAGAGGAAAACTTCTAAGTAACCATAATGATTGGAGATATAACATGGTAAAATCAAATTGAAGGGAGTTGACTGTGGCCATAACaaatgcaaaaaacaacaaagcatatGGCCCGATAAAATTCCTACGAATTTTACAAAAATTCTCCTCCAAAattttagaaatagaaataataaaacaactgaATTCTCACTGGTCCAAAGGAGAATACCCACAATACTCTAAAAACGCCCTCATAAATCCAATCCAAAACTCAGGAAAAAAATCCAACAGAACCAAAATCTATACAATTTTTTAGTCGTAATAAATGTCCctcgaaaaaattttgaaaacatagTAACACAAAAGATTAAATTGGTGTGGCTGGACACAAATACAAACTAAATGAAAGACATAAACAAGATTCGAATAAATCATACCCCATAACGACAATGGATTGCATTAACACGatagaaacaaatataacaatgcaGTTAAAGACAAAAATTCCTTTAGTTGCATGCATAGATCGAGAAAAAGCATTTGATACAGTAAATCACGATGCACTGCTAATACAAATTGCTAATCTAGGAATAAAGGAACTTTATTAAAATGGATACATAGTTTCTAAAAGAAAGAACATTCCAATAACATAGGATAATCAAAACTCTGTAACAGGAACCAATATCAAGTGGGCGTTCACAGATCCCTTTAAGCCAACGACTCTTTAACATCATGATAAATGACCTAGACCTGACTGAAgaactcaaaaaaataatatacgcagacgatattacaataataaccacaataaataCCTAAACGAAGccataaaaatattgaaagaggTTTAACACAGATAAAAGATGGCAGACACCTGGTATCTAAAGATAAACCTAACAAAAGCAAGCTCCCTATATTTCACAACCAACAGAAGAGTAAGTTACCTACAGaatcaaaatagaaaatattagaaCTAGAATTTACTGACAGTCCAAGATATCCTGGATTAAGTTTGGATTCACCAAAACTAAAATGGACTAAACACATAGAAAACGATCAATATAAAATCTATcaacagaataaataaatgaaaaaatatctcATATATTGGTGAGCAACTAGAGAATCCTAATAAATTCTATAATACTTACATACAACCAAAATAGCATATGGTTTGGCCATATATGGAACACAAaacaacagaattaaaaaaaaattggaacgtACAAACACAGCTCTCAGAATATCCACAGGATGCTTCAAATCAACCTCCATTAAAATATCACTAAAAGCCTTAACAACACACTCCGTAAACTTACAAAACAAATGAATTTAGCTTTGGTATAcagtttaataaaatataataaacgtttggtaaaaaaccaaaaaagcttCCAAtaaaagaactatatatataaagaacatcaGCGAATACATTACAATAACGATCAAAATCCTGGACCCTAAAGTCATTGAAACttgcaaaaaactaaaaatcatataaatataaaggaagCCAACATATAACTCCTGTAGCCACACCGTGGTATGATCTTTCCCACAAATTAGTAACGAAGTTCATGGACAACTTCACAAGACACTACCACaatgaaataaatcaaaatgaCACAATTCAAATGCTAACAAACACAAATTGAAAAATCATCAAAGGATAGTCACAGATGGATCAAAAATAACAGAACCTCAATCAACGTCAGCAGCAATCTATGTAGAACAAAACAAACTCACACGTTTTGGAAATTACCTAAGAACGCTCACATCAAAGGCTAAATTTAATTTGGGAAATAAAACAATGTTGAATTATAAAACTAAACAATCTGACAAATACAGTAATCCTTACAGATCACTCACAATACTAACATAATAAaatcacaaaccaaaaaaaaacaaaaatcacatatGAACACAAAAACTGATCACAACTTTGACAGacaacaaaaaacatcacaaacaaTGGATCCCAGCACATAAAACATAATTGGAATTGAATTGAGATCTTGCAGCAAAGAAGCTCACGATTGAAATTCCAAATCATACCACAgataaaaaacactaataaaagacataaaagaaaaagcaaaagacaatGGAAGCAATTACAAAGAACCCTGATCACAAAACCCTATTACCTCAAATATAAACACCCACAACCAGGCCAATCAAAAACAAATAGATGTATTACTCACAAGAATACCTACCAAACATACAAGATGGAAAAACACCTTTCACAGACTAATTAGAAACCGACCCTAAATTGCGATGGAGCCAATttccagaagaaactattgaacacTTAACATTGCAATGTCAAGATTCATTCTGAAAAACCCAAATTattagagcataaaaaaaaatcaaagtactAACCAAATTCCTCTACTTTCAGGGGAAATAACCTCCTACAAAAGTCTACATACGAAAATTCctacaaagaacaagaataataaatatcatataaaaaagagatCAAAACTCAACAACAGAGAGAAATTTCAAAAcaagatccagggaatatagacttcaaagtctaaaaccctataaaagaagaagaagaatatactcGTGGAGGACTTTGAGGTAAGAGACGATACTGTTAACAGTCAGTACGAGCTCCTGCTAATCTTAAAAGTGAAAACTTATGAACTCGACTTTTGAACTAGATCCAGGCGATCTGCCTGATAAAAACAAAGGTATGAAAAATGATCACCAGAAAAACAGCAGACGAAGAGATAGTGACAGCGAAGATTACCCATACTCCAAACAGGCCCGCAACGAAGAAACCGGCAGACAGAACACGGAACCACAACTTCACGCATCAGAAACGCAAGTAACAGAACAAAACCATGTAGTACTTATTCATATGATCAATTCAGAAACCACTTCAAACTTCAACAACCCAATAAAACTAACGGATGCCTTAAATAGatccatttttcaaaaatatatcatagaaaaCTCCTTAAGAATTTTAGGAGATGGAAAAGCTTTAAGGTTTGAAGTGAGTGATTTGAAAAAGATTGGACCCTTGAATGATATTAAACAGCTTGGGAACTGGAAAATACTTTGTAAACAACCCTCCTCAAGTAGGAACCAAGGATGTTCATACGGCACTATTTCCCCGGTCGAAACTGAAATAAGTACAGCAGAGTTAATAGAAAAGATGACAATTATTTGGGGTCCAGAATCCAAAATcaaagaaatagacagaataaACAAACCACTCAAACACCAGAAGGAGAAAACAAATGGCTACCCACAAAAGCTCTCAAAATAACATTCAAAGGTCCACTTCCATCAAAAGTAGCAATAGGGCATACCTCATATCAAGTATTTCAATACACATTCCCAATCCCAAAATGCTTCAAATGCCTCATTTATGGACATGGGATTATTTCCTGTAAAAATAGAGCAAGATGCAGTAATTGCAACCAGCTAGACCATAGATTTAAGACTGTAAAAACTCctcttattgttttcttctgtAATGGGAACCACCCAGCATATGATAGATCATGCCTAATACACACAAAAGCCCaagaaataaacaacacaacataaccccaaaaacccaaagaagTAAAGAAACTTTTTACACAAACTAaatccccaacacaaaaaacagagagaacatttcaaaaaaacactttaataaCCATAGCAGAgatacataacataaacacagAAAACTACCAACAACCAGAGAACAACACAAATAAcatccaacaaaaaaacacaaatataacacaaacatttgcacaaacattaacccaaacacacaacataacaccagCCCAGAAACACCCAcaagaaaacaacacaaacaaaagactCTGAAACACCAGACCCATCAGTAAATTCAAAActtgaaaaaacaagagaaaaacacaaaaacctgaTCAAAATGCAAATAACTTAGAAATAGAAAATTCCCCAACAACATGGTCACTTCCAACACCCTTAAAGTAACatcaacaccaaaaaaaagaacaagggtgCTGAAAAGAACTCATCATGGATAGATATAGCAAAAAAATAGTCAATTAATATCAAATGTAACCACAAATTTAAATTCTGACAAATCTATAATCcacataataacagaaataataacagaagcaactccaaaaataaaagaaatattagaatacataaatgaataaattaattctaTGGAATGCCAGGTCCatccaaaataaaaattagaaataggttatttgatagacaaagaaaacccaaaagtatTCGCATTCTGCGAGACCTGGTTAACAAAAAACGATAACTTTGAAATAAGAgactatataatagagagaaaagatagaacagAACAAAGAGGAGGAGGTTTAGCTATCTGCATACACAACAGTATGCAGTATAGGAAAATAAAacttaatgaaaaacaaaataataagaaatagaacaTTATACAGAGCAGttacaaaacccaaaactaaTAATAGGGGATTTCAATGCCCATCATCCACTATGGAATCCAAACAACAATataagaacagcaaaaaaaacgggaataaacATGTACAATTTTATAACACAAAATAATTTGATGCTTATTACCCCCCCTGGACTAATCACCAGAATTGACCCGAAGACAGGAAAAGGTAGCACAATAGATTATTTTATAGGATCCCCAGAACTAAGCCatctagaaataaaaaaacaaaaaatcaggaaGTGACCACCTCCCAATAATATTAAATGACGACAACCAAAttactgaaacacacacaaaagaaagtacATGGAAGTTCAATAATGAAGGGTGGAAAAATTTTCAAGTAGAATTAACCAATAAAGACATCAAGGGCATCAAGTCAATAAcagaattaatagatataataaaaaacactgcTAAGAAACATTTTAGATTTGATaacaaaatcagtaaaaataatcCAAGTAAACCTTGGTGGAATGAAAAATGTAGAgaagctataaaaaaaagaaataaagcatttaataaatggagaaaaaatccaAATGAAATTAACAGAATAGAATACAAAAAGCtacaaatcaaagcaaaaaaattatcaaaacggaaaaaaagaatagTTGGGAAACTTTCTGTGCATCATTAGACTTTAACACACCATCCAGAAAGATTTggactttcataaaaaaaatagcaggCAAAAACAAAATCAGCAGTTACCCACTAATTGATAAAAATGAGCCAATCCAGGACATAGACCAAAAGCTCAATTTGCTAAAAGAAGaattccaaaaaaaacaataaacaaaaaagcaaaatgctTGATAACAaacatctaaaataaaaaattttaatagaacaGACGAACACAGAAGGAATAAGCACAAATCTCACGTTAAAAGAATTAAtctctgtaataaaaaaatcaaataaagggaaAGCCTATGGACCCGATGAGATATCATACGAATTTTTCAAGAATGCTCCAATAGAGATATCGGAAACAATAGTAAAACTTTTTAACAACTACTGGCTAAAAGGGGAATATCCAAAAGTACtaaaaaaatcattagtaaatCCAATAATTAAAAACCAGGCAAAGACCCAACAGAGATAAAATCATATAGATTCATCAGTAGAATATCTTGCATAGGAAATTATTTGAAAGTATGATAACAAACAGATTAAACTGGtggttgggaaaaaaacaataaactaatGAAGAC is a genomic window of Penaeus monodon isolate SGIC_2016 unplaced genomic scaffold, NSTDA_Pmon_1 PmonScaffold_57, whole genome shotgun sequence containing:
- the LOC119571267 gene encoding uncharacterized protein LOC119571267, with protein sequence MYNFITQNNLMLITPPGLITRIDPKTGKGSTIDYFIGSPELRSDHLPIILNDDNQITETHTKESTWKFNNEGWKNFQVELTNKDIKGIKSITELIDIIKNTAKKHFRFDNKISKNNPSKPWWNEKCREAIKKRNKAFNKWRKNPNEINRIEYKKLQIKAKKLSKRKKRIVGKLSVHH